The Shewanella japonica genome has a window encoding:
- a CDS encoding tetratricopeptide repeat protein, with product MLRMLRLTINGTAVEPFRKNIVGYLTPLFFGGMLSFLLAGCSTTSHSSAKLNVMPLPENGAYFVNAIDLDIAKNNLVPSVESLSALLPDQVEELEAFIARPEIAELSKRYQLVRFINNKMVNFNYEGLNYNAAQAWQNKSGNCMALAMLTYGVAKHLNVRAVFQVVHSAPLLTHISNDLVVTSDHVRTFLYETDAGGVYINGSEFTVIDYFPDRNDRTGAVVSEDEFLAMFYRNLAADALLANDLTLTYSLLEKGLQLAPKYIPLINMMAVVHRRVGDYQVADAYYQYGLQFESNSLTLLSNYNYSLYSQGKVLEADAIYQQLIQLENETPYGWYSMAQEATRQQDYFAAEAFLKKFINNSPYYHQAYYELAKVQNAQGKVLSAKKTLEKALELTSMGKSQQKYLAKLSWLKQSNSPSHR from the coding sequence ATGCTCAGGATGTTGCGATTAACGATAAATGGAACCGCAGTTGAACCGTTTCGCAAAAATATAGTTGGTTACTTAACGCCATTGTTCTTTGGCGGCATGTTATCTTTTTTATTAGCAGGTTGTAGCACCACCTCGCACTCTTCAGCCAAATTAAATGTAATGCCTCTTCCTGAAAATGGCGCTTATTTTGTTAACGCAATAGATTTGGATATAGCAAAAAATAACTTAGTTCCATCGGTAGAGAGTTTGTCAGCATTACTACCAGATCAAGTCGAAGAGCTTGAAGCCTTTATTGCAAGACCTGAGATTGCTGAGCTTTCGAAGCGATATCAATTGGTTCGTTTTATTAACAATAAAATGGTTAATTTTAATTACGAAGGCTTAAATTATAATGCGGCTCAAGCTTGGCAAAATAAGTCTGGTAATTGCATGGCTTTAGCTATGCTTACTTATGGTGTGGCAAAGCATTTAAACGTGAGAGCTGTTTTTCAAGTGGTCCACTCGGCGCCTTTATTAACGCATATTTCAAATGACTTAGTCGTGACCTCAGATCATGTCCGTACCTTTTTATATGAAACGGATGCTGGGGGTGTATATATTAATGGTAGTGAATTCACCGTCATAGATTATTTCCCTGATAGAAACGATCGCACGGGAGCGGTGGTCAGTGAAGATGAGTTTCTTGCTATGTTTTATCGTAACCTCGCTGCAGATGCCCTTCTCGCCAATGACTTAACCTTGACTTACTCTCTATTAGAAAAAGGCTTACAACTTGCCCCTAAGTATATTCCATTGATTAATATGATGGCTGTGGTGCATCGACGAGTGGGAGATTATCAAGTTGCTGATGCTTACTATCAATATGGCCTACAGTTTGAATCTAACTCACTGACATTATTAAGTAACTATAACTATTCATTATATTCACAAGGTAAAGTACTAGAAGCTGATGCCATTTATCAGCAACTCATTCAGCTAGAGAATGAGACACCTTACGGTTGGTACTCAATGGCGCAAGAAGCGACGAGACAGCAAGACTATTTTGCTGCAGAAGCATTCTTAAAAAAGTTTATCAATAACAGCCCTTATTATCATCAAGCCTATTATGAACTCGCCAAAGTACAGAATGCACAAGGCAAAGTGTTAAGTGCGAAAAAAACGCTCGAAAAAGCATTGGAGTTAACATCTATGGGTAAGAGTCAGCAAAAGTACTTAGCAAAATTATCTTGGCTTAAGCAAAGTAACAGCCCTAGTCACCGGTAG
- a CDS encoding class I SAM-dependent rRNA methyltransferase — MSLQTSLTHAIDRRATFLAQAEASQTDCFRIYHGTVEGENGLNIDRYGNAWLIQTFHQTLTETQLEELTQVLTELTALPVIYNDRSKRNSRVENALQSDHHEFACSEQVIKENGIQFTSKLRHEGQDPLLFLDMRVGREFVREHSEHKTVLNLFSYTCGIGTAAAMGGATKVTNVDFSSFALAAGKKNAELNGVTEVCEFIQSDAFPALRQLAGLKVGGRRGQKLPKYPKLPATQFDLVFLDPPRFAKSPFGTVDLINDYQGLFKPAMLATKSGGTIVCCNNVAKVERDTWLKSLIRCVKKQGRRVTHQQWIHCHEDFPSFDGNHPLKMVALSID; from the coding sequence ATGTCTTTGCAAACATCATTAACCCATGCCATCGATCGTAGAGCAACATTTCTCGCTCAAGCAGAAGCCAGTCAAACAGATTGCTTTCGTATTTACCATGGCACTGTTGAAGGTGAAAATGGACTGAATATTGATCGCTATGGCAATGCATGGTTAATTCAAACATTTCACCAGACCTTAACTGAAACGCAGCTGGAAGAATTGACTCAAGTCCTCACAGAATTAACGGCATTACCTGTCATTTATAATGATCGCTCAAAACGCAATTCCCGTGTCGAAAATGCACTACAAAGTGACCATCACGAATTTGCTTGCTCTGAACAAGTTATTAAAGAGAATGGCATTCAATTTACGTCTAAATTACGCCATGAAGGACAAGACCCTCTGCTGTTTTTAGACATGAGAGTTGGCCGTGAATTTGTTAGAGAGCATAGTGAACATAAAACGGTGCTGAATTTATTTTCATACACCTGTGGCATCGGCACTGCGGCAGCAATGGGCGGGGCAACTAAGGTCACGAACGTAGACTTTTCTTCTTTTGCATTAGCGGCGGGAAAGAAAAATGCCGAACTTAATGGCGTGACAGAAGTGTGTGAGTTTATACAAAGTGATGCTTTTCCAGCTTTACGTCAGCTTGCAGGCCTTAAGGTCGGCGGACGCCGTGGGCAAAAATTACCTAAATACCCAAAGCTGCCAGCAACACAATTTGATTTAGTCTTTCTCGATCCCCCTCGCTTTGCTAAAAGTCCATTTGGTACTGTCGATTTAATCAATGATTACCAAGGCTTATTTAAACCTGCCATGTTAGCTACAAAATCTGGCGGCACGATTGTGTGTTGTAATAATGTCGCTAAAGTTGAGCGTGATACTTGGCTGAAGAGCTTAATTCGCTGTGTTAAAAAACAAGGTCGGCGTGTGACTCATCAACAATGGATCCACTGCCATGAAGACTTCCCTTCATTTGATGGCAATCATCCGTTGAAAATGGTCGCGCTAAGCATTGACTAA
- a CDS encoding tetratricopeptide repeat-containing diguanylate cyclase: MLFCILGLCGFSLTLSANELVFDPLLTINNSQQGRQLVELYFQAENSPDNTFNTITSMNTSGVFDNNVFYTAVYYRILHNIAVAKSDLDAASQSAEKLFEYGQSQQLDWILAEGLTLKGILAARQGESKQAFDYIEQAIVICESIHYERLLARALNTRGILHSRNLDYEASLSDYQKAISLLDESNQYHFLGRIYSNISVVYSRLKDWQNAIEYNQKAAELLLKDDNISYELLVVLYSNASNLMLQVNDIAAATDFSHKSTVAARQSDNVQLIVNALWTEAELLLQQQHMSQAEPIILECLSLAHGALDPLASKQCLYGLSEVRFSQKNYEQATEYANQLLLDFEDINNQDWLLKTHQLLAQIYQETAQYPEALAHLTTYYEGTQRQLFDKREKQIYELQVKFDAQLQDEKIALLTAENNLKAATLEKKELQEKLWVIVFSGLTIGIALLIHRYTSNKKRISTLRSTNKNLYIQSNKDPLTGLYNRRFVNNFVEHNITKTGVEYYSVLILDCDLFKKINDTHGHDAGDEVLMACATRLQNRIRANDVLARWGGEEFLILLALESDELQQHILERFNQVIADTPVEYSGHSLKVTISIGATKPILSSELVQHWQHYLTLADSALYQAKSHGRNCAFIDGAIIEAS; this comes from the coding sequence ATGTTGTTTTGTATCCTGGGCCTATGTGGTTTTAGTTTGACTTTATCTGCCAATGAACTGGTTTTTGACCCTTTGCTCACGATTAATAATAGTCAGCAAGGGCGACAGTTGGTTGAGCTTTATTTTCAAGCAGAAAATTCACCAGATAACACATTTAATACCATAACAAGCATGAACACTTCAGGCGTGTTTGATAATAATGTGTTTTACACCGCTGTTTATTATCGCATTCTCCATAATATTGCTGTTGCAAAATCGGATCTCGATGCTGCGTCCCAGTCCGCTGAGAAATTATTTGAGTATGGTCAATCGCAACAGCTGGATTGGATCCTTGCAGAAGGCTTGACCTTAAAAGGGATCCTCGCTGCCCGCCAAGGTGAAAGCAAACAGGCTTTTGACTATATTGAGCAAGCGATTGTAATCTGTGAATCAATTCATTATGAGCGACTATTAGCAAGAGCACTCAATACTCGAGGTATATTACACTCACGCAATTTAGACTACGAAGCATCTTTAAGTGATTATCAAAAAGCCATTTCATTGTTAGATGAGAGTAACCAATATCATTTTTTAGGGCGAATATATTCAAATATTTCAGTAGTTTATTCGAGATTGAAAGATTGGCAAAATGCCATTGAATACAATCAGAAAGCCGCCGAATTGTTGTTGAAGGACGACAATATCAGCTATGAGCTACTGGTTGTTTTATATAGTAATGCCAGTAATTTGATGTTGCAGGTTAATGATATCGCCGCCGCGACAGATTTTAGCCATAAGAGCACAGTTGCAGCACGTCAGTCAGACAATGTGCAGTTAATTGTAAATGCATTATGGACTGAAGCAGAATTATTGTTGCAGCAACAACATATGAGCCAAGCAGAGCCGATTATATTGGAATGTCTATCCCTTGCTCACGGAGCCTTAGATCCCCTAGCATCAAAGCAATGTTTATATGGTTTAAGTGAGGTAAGATTTAGTCAAAAAAACTATGAGCAAGCAACAGAGTATGCAAACCAATTATTGCTAGATTTTGAAGATATTAATAATCAAGATTGGCTCTTAAAAACACATCAATTACTTGCCCAAATTTACCAAGAAACGGCTCAATACCCAGAAGCTCTCGCACATTTGACCACTTATTATGAAGGCACTCAACGGCAACTGTTCGATAAACGTGAAAAACAAATCTATGAGTTACAAGTGAAATTCGATGCGCAATTACAAGATGAAAAAATTGCGTTATTGACTGCGGAGAATAACTTAAAAGCTGCCACGTTAGAGAAAAAAGAGCTCCAAGAAAAGTTGTGGGTTATAGTGTTTAGTGGATTAACTATCGGAATCGCGCTTCTCATTCATCGCTATACGTCTAATAAAAAACGTATCTCAACATTACGTTCAACTAACAAAAATCTCTATATACAATCGAATAAAGACCCACTGACGGGTTTATACAATCGCCGGTTTGTAAATAACTTTGTTGAGCATAACATCACTAAAACAGGGGTAGAGTATTACAGTGTGCTCATTTTGGATTGTGATTTGTTCAAGAAAATCAATGATACCCATGGTCATGACGCTGGCGATGAAGTGTTAATGGCATGTGCTACTCGTTTGCAAAACAGAATCAGAGCAAACGATGTGCTAGCTCGTTGGGGCGGTGAAGAGTTCCTGATATTATTAGCGCTTGAGTCTGATGAATTGCAACAGCATATCTTGGAACGATTTAATCAGGTGATAGCAGATACCCCGGTAGAATATTCTGGACATTCACTCAAGGTGACGATTTCTATTGGGGCAACTAAGCCTATTTTATCGTCTGAACTTGTGCAACATTGGCAGCATTATCTCACTTTAGCCGATAGTGCGTTGTATCAGGCAAAATCACATGGACGAAACTGTGCTTTTATCGATGGGGCAATTATTGAAGCTTCATAG
- a CDS encoding DUF3859 domain-containing protein: MSKLKADIKVIQSGIFSKWDSESDELPRFLEATVHVPAVIDMEFGFVTRIKKAKNQVLKYCIYHPNIPDAEGNIEAPYDGEVYIKENDWKFYLGDCIWAPVSNKVGNWRMTLELNGKLIADKTFKVHSVPSNS, translated from the coding sequence ATGAGTAAATTAAAAGCAGATATCAAGGTTATCCAATCAGGCATCTTCAGTAAGTGGGACTCTGAAAGTGATGAGCTCCCCCGCTTTTTAGAAGCGACAGTCCATGTGCCAGCCGTAATAGACATGGAGTTCGGCTTTGTCACTCGCATTAAAAAAGCGAAAAACCAAGTGCTTAAATATTGTATCTATCATCCAAATATCCCTGATGCAGAAGGTAATATTGAAGCGCCTTACGATGGCGAAGTGTATATAAAAGAAAATGATTGGAAGTTTTATTTAGGCGATTGTATTTGGGCACCTGTGAGTAACAAAGTGGGAAACTGGCGCATGACACTAGAACTCAATGGTAAACTGATTGCCGATAAAACCTTTAAGGTTCATTCTGTACCTTCAAATTCCTAA
- the aroQ gene encoding type II 3-dehydroquinate dehydratase, with protein sequence MSTQAKVLLVNGPNLNLLGRREPGLYGSDNLDTLVENARQLAQQSGLAFDHIQSNAEYQLIDAIHSTDAQFIIINPAAFTHTSVALRDAILGVNIPLIEVHISNVHAREPFRSHSYFSDKAQGVICGLGIQGYEFAMQAAIKHIKAK encoded by the coding sequence ATGTCAACGCAAGCAAAAGTTTTATTGGTTAACGGCCCGAACCTTAACTTATTGGGCCGCCGAGAGCCTGGATTATACGGTAGTGATAACTTAGACACCTTGGTTGAAAATGCTCGCCAATTAGCTCAACAGTCTGGCTTAGCGTTTGATCATATTCAATCTAATGCCGAGTATCAGCTTATCGATGCGATTCATTCAACTGACGCTCAATTCATTATTATTAACCCTGCAGCGTTCACTCATACAAGTGTCGCACTAAGAGATGCGATCTTAGGCGTTAACATTCCCCTTATTGAGGTTCACATTTCAAATGTGCACGCCAGAGAGCCCTTTAGAAGTCATTCTTATTTTTCAGATAAAGCACAAGGGGTTATTTGCGGGTTAGGCATTCAAGGTTATGAGTTTGCAATGCAAGCAGCGATTAAGCACATTAAGGCGAAATAA
- the arfB gene encoding alternative ribosome rescue aminoacyl-tRNA hydrolase ArfB yields the protein MINITNRVSIEDNEIEWQFIRSSGAGGQHINKVSTAAQIIFDIRQSSLPEFYQQKLLAKADHRITKSGKIIIKCQQSRSQDFNRQLALEQFIELVKSVGIVQKARIATKATKASQRRRVDAKKQRGATKALRRSKSDY from the coding sequence ATGATCAATATTACCAACCGTGTCAGCATTGAAGATAATGAAATTGAATGGCAATTTATCCGTTCAAGTGGTGCCGGAGGCCAGCATATCAATAAAGTGTCAACTGCGGCGCAGATCATTTTTGATATTCGGCAGTCTTCACTCCCTGAGTTTTATCAGCAAAAGTTACTAGCCAAAGCCGATCACCGCATTACTAAAAGTGGCAAAATTATTATTAAGTGTCAGCAAAGTCGTAGCCAAGATTTTAATCGACAACTGGCACTAGAGCAGTTTATTGAATTAGTGAAAAGCGTCGGGATTGTTCAAAAAGCCCGAATTGCCACTAAAGCAACTAAGGCTAGTCAACGTCGCCGTGTTGACGCAAAAAAACAGCGCGGAGCGACTAAAGCGCTACGAAGAAGCAAGTCTGATTATTAG
- a CDS encoding STAS/SEC14 domain-containing protein, translating to MLCQIPDISPGVISLFVSGRLSTHDYQTHLQPLITQYRDNSGQVKLCIEADVLLEGWDVSSLMGGDKVQLPPFDALVFVGGPDWVGNSVNLLAPFMQGEVAWFPLEQKQQAIAWLKQ from the coding sequence ATGTTGTGCCAAATCCCTGATATTTCCCCAGGTGTCATTAGCTTGTTTGTTAGTGGACGTTTATCGACCCATGATTACCAAACGCACTTGCAACCATTGATTACTCAGTATCGTGACAATAGTGGCCAAGTAAAATTATGCATCGAAGCTGATGTGTTGCTAGAAGGGTGGGATGTCAGCTCATTAATGGGCGGAGATAAAGTTCAATTACCGCCATTTGATGCTTTGGTGTTTGTAGGAGGCCCTGACTGGGTAGGTAACTCGGTTAATTTACTTGCGCCATTTATGCAAGGTGAAGTAGCGTGGTTTCCGTTAGAGCAAAAACAACAAGCCATAGCATGGCTTAAGCAGTGA
- a CDS encoding DUF3012 domain-containing protein, with protein MFNNKTNRLAAKLTIIFAAAALVLGLSACSPEVGSEAWCKQMKDKPSGDWTANEAADYAKHCVF; from the coding sequence ATGTTCAATAATAAAACCAACCGTTTAGCGGCTAAACTAACGATTATTTTTGCTGCAGCTGCATTGGTCCTAGGGTTGAGTGCTTGCTCGCCTGAAGTAGGAAGTGAGGCTTGGTGTAAACAAATGAAAGATAAGCCTAGTGGTGATTGGACTGCTAATGAAGCGGCTGATTATGCCAAGCATTGTGTATTCTAA
- a CDS encoding TolC family protein has protein sequence MMNKSIISSALIVHLSMMGASIASIQTVHAEGALASTFNRPMHNTAHSALERTNVTTSTQSWFDTLMLSFEQLPQIQAQMSLKRQALLKLSAADNAIYNPELGVDYQHAPEDDTFTIALSQTIDWSDKRGAAIRLAQLESEITLSEVVVERSQILSKQLLAIVALQQNQTLFAFNQQQFDLARAQLALAEQRVEVGDIAMVELQLMRLDVANNAAALALAEQALLVAETEVYTLLGHESVPNITLNSLIELTLSQRVTPELPALKTAYQQVMLAKLQVNQLKADLSADPSISLSAEREGSDNKWGLGVSIPLTVRNNYHDSFAAANESIAIAEQSYLATEKALHQQWQLFTRAIPRLLTRYQDWQQLVEQSGQEATALISGQWQTGDISTSDYLQSQRQMSTSFVAGVNLEANLYEHWLTWMGDSGQLEQVLQQHFMANKSATTDALAD, from the coding sequence ATGATGAATAAATCTATTATTTCTTCAGCGCTTATTGTGCATTTAAGCATGATGGGGGCGAGTATTGCGTCTATACAAACTGTGCATGCCGAAGGGGCGTTAGCGAGCACCTTTAATCGGCCAATGCATAACACTGCTCACTCAGCACTTGAGCGCACTAATGTTACTACAAGTACTCAATCGTGGTTTGACACCTTGATGCTCAGCTTTGAACAGTTGCCACAAATACAGGCCCAAATGTCGTTAAAACGCCAAGCTTTATTGAAGTTATCAGCCGCAGATAATGCGATTTATAACCCAGAGCTTGGCGTCGATTATCAACATGCACCGGAGGACGACACCTTCACTATCGCCTTAAGTCAAACCATTGATTGGAGTGATAAGCGCGGCGCAGCAATTCGACTAGCGCAATTGGAGTCAGAAATCACCTTGTCGGAAGTGGTAGTTGAGCGCAGTCAGATACTGTCAAAACAATTGTTGGCCATAGTGGCGCTGCAACAAAATCAAACCTTGTTCGCTTTTAATCAACAGCAGTTTGATTTAGCAAGGGCGCAACTTGCATTGGCTGAGCAGCGTGTCGAAGTAGGCGATATTGCTATGGTTGAACTGCAACTCATGCGTCTTGATGTCGCCAACAATGCAGCAGCTTTGGCTTTAGCAGAGCAAGCATTACTTGTTGCAGAAACAGAAGTCTACACCTTACTAGGCCATGAGAGTGTACCTAATATAACGCTAAACAGTTTAATAGAGCTGACATTAAGCCAACGAGTCACTCCAGAGTTACCCGCATTAAAAACGGCCTATCAACAAGTCATGCTAGCCAAATTGCAGGTGAATCAGTTGAAGGCTGACTTATCTGCAGATCCCAGTATTAGCCTCAGCGCAGAGCGTGAAGGTAGTGATAATAAATGGGGGCTAGGTGTGTCGATTCCATTAACTGTCCGAAACAACTACCACGACTCCTTTGCTGCAGCGAACGAAAGCATTGCCATTGCTGAACAATCTTATCTAGCGACAGAAAAGGCACTGCATCAACAGTGGCAGTTATTTACTCGTGCAATCCCAAGATTATTAACGCGCTATCAAGACTGGCAGCAATTAGTTGAGCAATCAGGTCAAGAGGCGACAGCTTTGATTTCAGGCCAATGGCAAACAGGTGATATTAGCACCAGTGATTATCTGCAAAGTCAGCGGCAAATGAGCACTAGCTTTGTTGCTGGCGTCAACTTAGAAGCCAATTTGTATGAACACTGGCTAACGTGGATGGGCGACAGCGGGCAGCTTGAACAAGTGCTACAGCAGCATTTTATGGCCAATAAGTCAGCAACTACCGATGCTTTAGCTGATTAA